The following coding sequences are from one Leptolyngbya sp. NIES-3755 window:
- a CDS encoding putative membrane protein (similar to AA sequence:cyanobase_aa:LBDG_48500), whose protein sequence is MSTKLLYYWNSLDRTLKALVVTLLILGIFFRCTALAERPYWHDEAFTLIRAAGYTTVEITQKAFNGQLIDRAELLQFQQVTPEKTWLDTIGALVAEEPHRGALYPLIARGWMQGVGSDVVSMRSLSVFFSLLGFPALFWLCIELFSQSLTAWIAVMLMAVSPFHVYYAQEVREYALWTVTILGTSAALLRAIRVQTKAAWSMYSLSIVALLYTMILSVPLVISQVGYQFYRDKIHKAVLIGASLALPWFVIVGLNFGEVRRTSAWMTRSIPTSDLFKHWITNFQFVFLTENLTGRFNLLFASAIALFVLLAIKSLIQQTPKAVWSFVLLLILPVVLCIAVPDLIFGGIRSTNSRYFVPTYLGIQIAVASLFATRIQTARYPMFWRFTLFAVLTAGVLSCSTQVFQNQIQENKAIAQLINQSQTPIVISNEVSAQGEGTIGDILALSHLVRPETRFQLVIQPQVPMIPNQPNVYLYKPLNDVQEALERTYQLQPIYKNQLFRILPK, encoded by the coding sequence ATGAGTACAAAGCTACTTTATTATTGGAACAGTCTCGATCGCACCTTGAAGGCGTTAGTGGTCACTCTACTGATCCTGGGCATCTTTTTTCGGTGTACCGCACTTGCAGAAAGACCTTACTGGCATGATGAAGCTTTTACCCTGATTCGAGCGGCAGGATATACAACTGTTGAGATTACGCAGAAAGCGTTTAATGGGCAACTCATCGATCGTGCAGAATTGCTCCAGTTTCAACAGGTTACGCCAGAGAAAACCTGGCTTGATACGATCGGTGCTTTGGTTGCAGAAGAGCCGCATCGAGGAGCATTGTATCCTCTGATCGCACGAGGTTGGATGCAAGGGGTCGGAAGTGATGTAGTTTCAATGCGATCGCTGTCTGTTTTCTTCAGTCTATTAGGATTTCCTGCGCTGTTCTGGCTCTGCATCGAACTATTTTCCCAATCCCTGACCGCCTGGATTGCAGTGATGCTGATGGCTGTTTCTCCATTTCATGTTTACTATGCTCAAGAAGTTCGAGAATATGCGCTTTGGACAGTGACGATTTTAGGAACATCAGCGGCGTTGCTGCGGGCGATTCGAGTGCAGACGAAAGCAGCTTGGAGCATGTATAGTTTGTCGATCGTTGCTTTGCTCTACACGATGATACTGTCGGTTCCTCTGGTGATCAGCCAAGTCGGTTATCAGTTCTATCGCGATAAGATTCACAAGGCAGTCTTAATCGGTGCAAGTCTGGCTTTGCCTTGGTTTGTGATTGTGGGATTGAACTTTGGTGAAGTGAGAAGAACGAGTGCTTGGATGACGCGATCGATTCCAACATCAGATCTATTCAAACATTGGATCACCAATTTTCAGTTTGTGTTCCTTACCGAGAACTTAACTGGAAGATTCAATCTATTGTTTGCAAGCGCGATCGCACTCTTCGTGTTGCTCGCGATTAAATCTCTCATTCAGCAAACCCCGAAAGCAGTCTGGAGCTTTGTATTGTTGCTGATATTGCCAGTCGTGCTTTGCATTGCTGTTCCTGATCTGATTTTTGGTGGAATACGATCGACCAACAGTCGCTACTTTGTTCCAACCTATCTAGGAATCCAAATTGCTGTTGCTTCTCTGTTCGCCACTCGAATTCAAACTGCAAGATATCCCATGTTCTGGAGGTTTACACTCTTCGCAGTTCTAACAGCAGGAGTCCTTTCTTGTTCTACACAAGTCTTTCAGAATCAAATTCAGGAAAATAAAGCGATCGCACAATTAATCAATCAGTCTCAGACTCCGATCGTGATTAGCAATGAAGTTTCGGCTCAGGGAGAAGGTACGATCGGAGATATCTTGGCGCTGAGCCACCTAGTTCGACCTGAAACCCGGTTCCAACTTGTGATTCAGCCCCAAGTTCCAATGATTCCAAATCAGCCCAATGTCTATCTCTATAAACCATTGAACGATGTGCAGGAGGCACTTGAACGAACTTATCAACTACAACCGATCTATAAAAATCAACTCTTCCGAATTCTCCCGAAATGA
- a CDS encoding hypothetical protein (hypothetical protein LYNGBM3L_09460;~similar to AA sequence:cyanobase_aa:LBDG_48510) — protein sequence MIKELLLHHKPVPLSSFELSQFSRIIACPNPPIEAVQAGCAIAIEDDRFNVRQIVKQLPFEPDLVSLSARLMSFQPRGLSQLNCPTVMKLGDTFHFGDGALSQMIRYCQQLGCDYHWTYQSPQHLHFFAESGLKNLFWLPVSIVLDFYVPPASEKIYDVIFRGSKSELHCYRNYLLARLNHCDVQTKDYVSSLQDYAKAHIVVNTSLNGDLNRRVFEVLMAGGFLLTDRIRPQTGLFELLEEGVHFECYGNETELHDKIQFYLAHPEKAAQIAATGHQRFLDRYSPQAIQQKLYDYIFNHQIESPFQGDHDRRSQSTVKLQTRIKLYELVQELHRIYPAVNLLCDRISPEIVSDLADLSRLDLTYRVEPNQITKVQSAYMQAGIQNQIRLQQSLQADSTFQLVLMDHAESLQDSIAHLSHLGFLIVLNPRLMALQQLNRCLEQYYCFPIELSVELFGRSYCLSLEGQGILYQKITPEGDSTKKDCVANLAVKQIPVEKVIKQQVKHRSVVRFAIDLLRSIRL from the coding sequence ATGATTAAGGAACTGTTGTTGCATCATAAACCCGTTCCACTGTCTTCGTTTGAACTATCGCAATTCTCTCGAATCATTGCTTGTCCGAATCCACCCATTGAAGCCGTTCAAGCTGGATGTGCGATCGCAATTGAGGACGATCGTTTTAATGTTCGTCAAATTGTTAAACAACTCCCATTTGAGCCTGATTTGGTTAGTCTCTCGGCTCGTCTGATGTCTTTTCAACCGCGTGGATTGTCTCAGCTTAATTGCCCAACCGTAATGAAACTCGGTGATACCTTTCACTTTGGTGATGGGGCATTGAGCCAAATGATTCGCTACTGTCAACAGCTAGGTTGTGACTACCACTGGACGTATCAAAGCCCGCAACATCTCCATTTTTTCGCTGAATCGGGTCTGAAAAATCTGTTTTGGTTGCCAGTCTCGATCGTGCTTGATTTCTATGTTCCGCCTGCTTCTGAGAAGATCTACGATGTGATATTTCGAGGTTCAAAATCAGAACTGCATTGTTACCGGAACTATCTTTTAGCTCGACTTAATCACTGTGATGTTCAAACCAAAGATTACGTTAGCTCTCTACAGGATTATGCAAAAGCCCACATTGTTGTAAACACCAGCCTGAATGGCGATTTGAATCGACGAGTATTTGAGGTGCTGATGGCGGGCGGCTTCTTACTCACCGATCGTATTCGTCCACAAACAGGGTTATTCGAGCTTCTTGAAGAAGGCGTTCACTTTGAGTGCTACGGGAACGAGACCGAATTACATGACAAAATCCAGTTCTATCTCGCACATCCAGAAAAAGCGGCTCAAATTGCGGCAACAGGACATCAGCGTTTTCTCGATCGATATTCCCCCCAAGCCATTCAGCAAAAGCTTTATGACTATATTTTCAATCATCAAATTGAATCGCCATTTCAAGGAGATCACGATCGACGATCGCAATCAACAGTCAAGCTCCAAACACGCATCAAGCTATATGAGCTAGTTCAGGAGCTTCATCGCATCTATCCAGCAGTGAATCTATTGTGCGATCGCATCAGTCCTGAAATCGTCTCGGACTTGGCGGATTTATCTCGATTGGATCTAACTTATCGAGTCGAACCTAACCAAATCACAAAAGTTCAATCCGCATACATGCAAGCTGGAATCCAGAATCAGATTAGATTACAGCAGTCGCTACAAGCAGATTCAACCTTTCAGCTAGTTTTGATGGATCATGCTGAATCACTGCAAGATTCTATTGCTCATTTAAGCCATCTGGGATTTTTGATTGTTCTGAATCCGCGTTTAATGGCGCTACAGCAATTGAATCGATGCTTAGAACAATATTACTGTTTTCCAATTGAGCTATCCGTAGAACTGTTTGGTCGATCGTATTGTCTGTCACTTGAAGGTCAGGGTATTCTCTATCAAAAAATCACGCCTGAAGGTGATAGCACGAAAAAGGATTGTGTGGCAAATTTAGCAGTGAAGCAAATTCCTGTCGAGAAAGTGATAAAACAACAGGTTAAGCACCGCTCTGTTGTGCGTTTCGCGATCGATCTTTTACGCTCAATTCGTTTATGA
- a CDS encoding glycosyl transferase (similar to AA sequence:cyanobase_aa:Ava_1385), translated as MKTSIIINNYNYQDYVIDAIESAFNQTIPADEIIVVDDCSSDRSTEVLQSKSEQVRLILKDKNEGQLSAFQAGVSAASGDIIFFLDADDLYKDTYIETALEFYQNHSDCEFLFTSAELFGNEERIATCYDRTRDLGYSKISTLFRRTWIGHRTSTVSMKRQILERIFPIPYLEDWRIRADDCLCYGASIANAHKYYLNQPLVKYRVHGNNGFYGKSTARSTEYFQHYDQAIDRLFKFWLVKFNQPENLDQFADQEFRSIPHPTQQEFETFFSIVRCAQLSKLRKVIGLLSISFYFLRHRKQ; from the coding sequence ATGAAGACTTCAATTATTATTAATAACTATAATTATCAAGATTATGTGATTGATGCGATCGAGAGTGCATTCAATCAAACAATACCTGCTGATGAAATTATCGTTGTAGATGATTGTTCTTCAGATCGATCGACTGAAGTTCTCCAAAGCAAATCAGAGCAAGTTCGTCTCATTCTAAAAGACAAGAACGAAGGACAACTTTCAGCATTCCAAGCTGGAGTGAGCGCGGCAAGTGGAGACATTATCTTTTTTCTAGATGCTGATGATTTGTATAAAGACACTTACATTGAAACCGCTTTAGAATTCTATCAAAATCATTCCGATTGTGAGTTCTTATTTACCAGTGCAGAACTATTCGGAAATGAGGAAAGAATTGCAACTTGTTACGATCGTACTCGCGATCTCGGCTACTCGAAAATTAGTACTCTGTTTCGCAGAACTTGGATCGGACATCGAACTTCGACTGTTTCGATGAAAAGGCAGATTTTAGAGCGAATTTTTCCGATTCCTTATCTTGAAGATTGGCGAATTCGGGCTGATGATTGTTTGTGTTATGGCGCTTCAATTGCGAATGCTCATAAGTACTATCTCAATCAGCCTTTAGTAAAATATCGAGTACATGGAAACAATGGATTTTATGGAAAAAGTACAGCGCGATCGACGGAATATTTTCAGCACTATGATCAAGCCATCGATCGCTTATTCAAATTCTGGTTAGTCAAATTTAATCAGCCTGAAAATCTCGATCAATTTGCCGATCAAGAGTTTCGATCAATTCCCCATCCAACCCAACAAGAGTTTGAGACTTTTTTCTCGATCGTTCGTTGCGCCCAGTTATCTAAACTACGAAAAGTGATTGGATTACTTTCTATTTCTTTTTACTTTCTACGTCACCGTAAGCAATGA
- a CDS encoding lipopolysaccharide biosynthesis protein, LPS:glycosyltransferase (similar to AA sequence:cyanobase_aa:LBDG_48530): protein MSDCIRVFIGSGEASLVERKVAIYSLKKQTQHDLDIYVLNGTHNAIERNDQAPVPAPMSLDIKYRNVTEFSLYRYLIPQICEFQGRAIYIDSDTVCLSDIRELFETDLAGSDFLAKRESTGVWGLSVMLIDCDRCRFNLEKYCDEIDQGLYSYTDFNQMNSRFLEYHHFSIAELDPNWNQFDFCDSQTKLIHYTNLYTQPWKAQNHPFGELWFQYFREALEAGILTERDIELSILRSYVRPDIRQGNLTKKSLRSRIKELLR from the coding sequence ATGAGCGATTGTATTCGGGTGTTTATCGGGTCAGGAGAAGCAAGCTTAGTCGAACGAAAAGTCGCAATCTATTCGCTTAAAAAACAAACTCAGCACGATTTAGACATCTATGTTTTGAATGGAACGCATAATGCGATCGAGCGAAATGATCAAGCTCCCGTTCCCGCTCCAATGTCGCTCGACATTAAATATCGAAATGTCACAGAATTTAGTCTTTATCGATATTTGATTCCACAGATTTGTGAGTTTCAAGGACGAGCAATTTATATCGATTCTGATACCGTTTGTTTATCTGATATTCGTGAATTGTTTGAGACTGATTTAGCAGGAAGCGATTTTTTAGCAAAACGTGAATCGACTGGGGTTTGGGGTTTGAGCGTGATGCTAATTGATTGCGATCGCTGTCGATTTAATTTAGAAAAGTACTGCGACGAGATTGATCAAGGTTTGTACAGTTATACCGATTTTAATCAAATGAATTCTCGGTTTTTGGAATATCATCATTTCTCGATCGCTGAACTCGATCCAAATTGGAATCAATTCGATTTTTGCGATTCTCAAACGAAACTAATTCATTATACAAATCTCTATACTCAGCCTTGGAAAGCTCAAAATCATCCGTTTGGTGAGTTGTGGTTTCAATACTTTAGAGAAGCATTAGAAGCAGGAATTTTAACCGAGAGAGATATTGAATTGAGCATCCTTCGATCGTATGTGCGCCCTGATATTCGTCAAGGCAACTTGACTAAGAAATCACTGCGATCGCGAATTAAGGAGTTACTGCGATGA
- a CDS encoding ABC transporter, ATP-binding protein (similar to AA sequence:cyanobase_aa:LBDG_48550) — protein MPMLRVENLGKCYQVSRLAHQNTMTLRDTIVDTAKSIIQRKPRTRSEEFWALNSVSFTIEQGERVGIIGRNGAGKSTLLKILSRITEPTRGRVEIWGRVASLLEVGTGFHPELTGRENIYLNGAILGMTRSEIARKFDEIVAFAEVERFLDTPVKRYSSGMYVRLAFAVAAHLEPEVLIVDEVLAVGDVQFQKKCLNKMEDVGKEGRTVLFVSHNLSTVESLCTRGMVLQQGSLKFDGTAHAAVQYYLDAAYDLANSTELQLRSDRSGSGKVRASHFRILDLDGSEVSVMQSGGDYLFEIGYQSTVNDPLHNVAVSLDVFDDRANRLLLFRSNFTNENVSLVPSGGAIRCCVRDLPLANGSYRFSIFISHGNAEVLDYITDVAPSIVEGGDFFGTGSGGLPNHCKILKRAEWSTVEG, from the coding sequence ATGCCAATGCTGCGGGTTGAAAATCTGGGAAAATGCTACCAAGTCTCGCGTCTAGCCCATCAGAATACAATGACGCTGAGAGATACGATCGTGGATACTGCAAAGTCGATCATTCAGCGAAAACCGAGAACGCGATCGGAAGAATTTTGGGCGTTGAATAGCGTATCTTTTACGATCGAGCAAGGTGAACGAGTTGGCATTATTGGGCGCAACGGAGCGGGAAAATCAACGCTATTAAAGATTCTGAGTCGCATTACTGAACCGACACGCGGCAGAGTCGAAATTTGGGGACGAGTGGCGAGTTTGCTGGAAGTCGGAACGGGCTTTCACCCAGAGCTAACCGGACGCGAGAATATTTATCTCAATGGCGCAATTTTGGGAATGACTCGATCGGAGATTGCGCGGAAGTTTGATGAGATTGTTGCCTTTGCTGAGGTGGAACGGTTTCTCGATACGCCTGTCAAGCGCTATTCATCGGGAATGTATGTCCGTCTGGCGTTTGCAGTTGCAGCACATTTAGAACCAGAAGTTTTGATTGTCGATGAAGTGCTGGCTGTAGGTGATGTGCAGTTTCAAAAGAAATGCTTGAACAAGATGGAGGATGTCGGCAAAGAAGGACGCACTGTACTGTTTGTCAGCCACAATTTGAGTACGGTGGAATCGCTTTGTACTCGTGGAATGGTACTACAACAGGGAAGTTTGAAGTTTGATGGAACGGCACACGCAGCAGTGCAATACTATCTCGATGCCGCTTATGATTTGGCGAATTCGACTGAGTTGCAGTTGAGAAGCGATCGTAGTGGGAGCGGAAAAGTTCGAGCTTCGCATTTTCGCATTCTCGATTTGGATGGATCAGAAGTGAGCGTGATGCAATCGGGCGGAGATTACCTGTTTGAAATTGGCTATCAAAGTACAGTAAATGATCCATTGCATAATGTTGCAGTCAGCTTGGATGTGTTTGACGATCGAGCCAATCGCCTACTCTTGTTCCGCAGCAATTTTACCAATGAAAATGTGTCGCTCGTTCCATCGGGTGGCGCGATTCGATGCTGTGTGCGGGATTTGCCATTGGCGAATGGATCTTACCGATTTTCGATCTTTATTTCTCATGGAAATGCAGAGGTGCTGGACTACATCACGGACGTTGCACCCTCGATCGTAGAAGGGGGAGATTTTTTTGGGACTGGAAGTGGTGGATTGCCCAATCACTGCAAGATTTTGAAACGAGCAGAATGGTCAACCGTTGAAGGGTAG
- a CDS encoding ABC-2 type transporter superfamily protein (similar to AA sequence:cyanobase_aa:LBDG_48560) yields the protein MQRSPEPKFVIEAGRTEQQYWRDLWQYRELFYFLSWRDILVRYKQTAIGIAWAIIRPFLTMIVFTVIFSNLAKLPTQGTTPYPILVLAGLLPWQFFASSLAQTSNSLVSNANLISKIYFPRLIVPASAIVVNFVDFLVSGLLLLGLMIGYRYVPSWRIITLPFFVLMAAMTAFGFGLWFASIYVKFRDVAQVIPFVIQLGQYLSPVGYSIDVIPERWRLLYSLNPMVGVIDGFRWAILNGDQSLYLPGFVLALIVILLFVWTGIYYFRGVERTFADII from the coding sequence ATGCAGCGATCGCCAGAACCCAAATTCGTGATCGAAGCGGGACGAACAGAACAACAATACTGGCGGGACTTGTGGCAATATCGCGAATTATTTTACTTTTTGTCTTGGCGAGATATTTTGGTGCGATACAAGCAAACTGCGATCGGGATCGCTTGGGCAATCATCAGACCGTTCCTGACGATGATTGTATTCACGGTGATTTTTAGCAACCTCGCTAAATTGCCGACTCAAGGCACGACTCCGTATCCGATTTTGGTATTAGCAGGTTTGTTACCTTGGCAGTTTTTTGCAAGTTCGCTGGCTCAGACGAGCAATAGTTTGGTGAGCAATGCGAATTTGATTTCTAAAATTTATTTCCCGCGACTGATTGTTCCTGCGAGTGCGATCGTGGTAAATTTCGTGGACTTTCTGGTTTCCGGATTGTTGTTGCTCGGATTGATGATTGGGTATCGGTATGTTCCATCTTGGCGGATCATCACGTTACCGTTTTTCGTTCTGATGGCAGCCATGACTGCGTTTGGGTTTGGGTTGTGGTTTGCGTCGATCTATGTGAAATTCCGCGATGTGGCGCAAGTGATTCCATTTGTGATTCAGCTTGGACAGTATCTTTCTCCGGTTGGTTATAGCATTGATGTGATTCCGGAGCGGTGGCGATTGTTATATTCGCTGAATCCGATGGTGGGTGTGATCGATGGGTTTCGCTGGGCGATTCTTAATGGTGATCAATCGCTGTATCTGCCTGGATTCGTTCTAGCATTGATTGTGATATTGCTGTTTGTGTGGACGGGGATTTATTATTTCCGTGGCGTTGAAAGAACGTTTGCCGATATTATTTAG
- a CDS encoding ABC transporter ATP-binding protein (similar to AA sequence:cyanobase_aa:LBDG_48570) — protein MQIRRFQRLFGSVTQFLSIFRYCGRAIELVWTTNRRLTIAIALFTLIGGLVPAAIAYVGKLIVDAVVLASRTGLESDRWMALTYLGFEAIMVAVQSGSKQGLALVQSLLRVLLGQKVNELILEKALTLNLTHFEDSEFYDKMTRARREASSRPLSLVGRTFGIVQDSLTLITYGGLLVRFSVWAVVMLMIAAVPAFVAETRFAGEAFRLFRWRTPETREQNYLEWLIANESPAMEIRLYQLGGLLLDRYRSIFHRLYSEDRDLTVRRGIWSYVLGLVSSAAFYGAYVWIVWETIAGRISLGELTMYLVVFRQGQGAFASILSSIGGMYEDSLYLSNLYEYLGQEIPRSQGNATRGTLPGDGLRFENVTFYYPEADKPALNQVTFHLKPGEKLAIVGENGSGKTTLIKLLTRLYTPTSGRILLDGLDLQTWDVLALQRRIGVIFQNFMRYQFSVGENVGVGDVQNLDDRDQWIIASDKGNALSFIKDLPETFDTRLGRWFKTGRELSGGQWQRIALSRAFMRTSADILVLDEPTSAMDAESEVQIFDRFREMTPDQMAILISHRFSTVRMADRILVMSAGEVVEQGSHEELVALGGRYAHLFAIQAAGYQ, from the coding sequence ATGCAGATTCGACGATTTCAACGCTTATTTGGCAGCGTTACTCAATTTTTATCGATTTTTCGCTACTGTGGACGGGCGATCGAGCTAGTTTGGACAACCAACCGCAGATTAACGATCGCGATCGCGCTATTCACATTGATTGGCGGGCTTGTTCCTGCCGCGATCGCTTACGTTGGCAAGTTGATTGTAGATGCGGTAGTTCTCGCGTCTCGAACTGGATTAGAAAGCGATCGATGGATGGCTCTGACTTATCTTGGTTTTGAAGCGATTATGGTGGCAGTTCAATCCGGAAGCAAACAAGGACTCGCATTAGTTCAATCGCTGCTCCGAGTGTTGCTGGGTCAGAAAGTCAATGAACTGATTCTCGAAAAGGCACTGACGCTGAATTTGACGCATTTCGAGGATTCAGAGTTCTATGACAAAATGACCCGCGCTAGACGAGAAGCTTCAAGTCGTCCGCTCAGTTTAGTGGGTCGTACCTTCGGAATTGTTCAAGATTCGCTCACTCTCATCACTTATGGCGGATTGTTAGTTCGATTCTCGGTTTGGGCGGTTGTGATGTTAATGATCGCGGCAGTTCCAGCCTTTGTCGCAGAAACGAGATTTGCTGGAGAAGCGTTTCGATTGTTCCGTTGGCGAACTCCTGAAACTCGCGAACAGAATTATCTCGAATGGTTGATTGCAAACGAATCCCCTGCAATGGAAATTCGGCTCTATCAGTTGGGCGGATTGTTGCTCGATCGATACAGATCAATCTTTCACCGCTTGTATTCCGAAGATCGAGATTTGACGGTTCGACGCGGCATTTGGAGCTATGTGCTTGGACTGGTTAGCTCTGCTGCATTTTATGGAGCTTACGTTTGGATTGTCTGGGAAACGATCGCAGGCAGAATCTCACTGGGTGAACTCACGATGTATTTAGTCGTATTCCGCCAAGGACAAGGCGCGTTTGCTTCGATTCTTAGTTCAATTGGGGGCATGTACGAAGATTCGCTTTATCTGTCGAATCTCTATGAATACTTAGGACAAGAGATTCCGCGATCGCAAGGAAACGCGACTCGTGGAACTTTACCCGGTGACGGTTTGCGATTTGAAAACGTGACCTTCTACTATCCCGAAGCAGATAAACCTGCGCTGAATCAAGTCACCTTCCATCTCAAACCAGGGGAAAAATTAGCGATCGTTGGCGAAAATGGCTCTGGTAAAACTACTTTAATCAAGCTACTCACACGCCTCTACACCCCCACTTCTGGACGGATTCTCTTAGATGGTTTAGATCTACAAACTTGGGACGTTTTAGCCTTGCAACGTCGAATTGGCGTAATCTTTCAGAACTTCATGCGCTATCAATTCAGCGTTGGGGAAAATGTTGGCGTTGGTGATGTGCAGAATTTAGACGATCGAGATCAATGGATCATTGCATCCGACAAAGGCAACGCGCTTTCGTTTATCAAAGACCTTCCAGAAACCTTTGATACCCGCTTAGGACGATGGTTCAAAACCGGACGAGAACTATCTGGGGGACAATGGCAGCGAATTGCTTTATCTCGCGCATTTATGCGAACCAGTGCGGATATTCTAGTGCTAGATGAACCCACTTCCGCGATGGATGCAGAATCAGAGGTGCAAATCTTCGATCGATTCCGCGAAATGACTCCTGACCAAATGGCAATTCTGATTTCTCACCGTTTCTCGACTGTTCGCATGGCAGATCGGATTCTCGTGATGTCAGCGGGCGAAGTCGTGGAACAAGGAAGCCACGAGGAATTGGTCGCATTGGGCGGACGATATGCACATTTGTTTGCGATTCAAGCGGCAGGCTATCAGTAA